Proteins from a genomic interval of Bradyrhizobium sp. CCBAU 53340:
- a CDS encoding pyridoxal phosphate-dependent aminotransferase, whose amino-acid sequence MHDATLRNRAGQWLEPSRRSDVPPFMVMDVMAAAARIEAAGGNVIHMEVGQPAAGAPKTAIAAAQAALKTGRIDYTSALGIPSLRERIARHYRDAHGCTVSPERIVVTTGSSGGFILAFLSMFEPGDRVAVTVPGYPPYRHILTALGCEPVLIETTNETRHALTGEALLAAHRKAPLKGVLVGSPANPTGTMMSREALSSLIAAAEDAGIRFISDEIYHGLDYAFPAVTAAELSPHALVINSFSKYFCMTGWRVGWMVVPDILVRPIERLQQNLSISVPSLSQIAAEAAFDGAAEMEDIKHGYQENRRILIEGLPRAGLAKFLPADGAFYLYADVSDFTSDSFDFAKKMLEQAHVAATPGLDFDPIHGRSFIRFSYARSAAEMREAVDRIAHWLK is encoded by the coding sequence ATGCACGATGCGACATTGAGGAACCGGGCGGGGCAGTGGCTCGAGCCCTCCCGCCGCAGTGATGTTCCCCCGTTCATGGTGATGGATGTGATGGCGGCTGCCGCCCGAATCGAGGCCGCCGGCGGAAATGTCATCCACATGGAGGTCGGCCAGCCCGCCGCGGGGGCGCCGAAGACCGCAATCGCGGCGGCGCAGGCTGCGCTCAAAACGGGACGGATCGACTACACCTCGGCGCTCGGCATCCCGTCCTTGCGCGAACGCATCGCGCGGCATTACCGCGATGCCCATGGCTGCACCGTCAGCCCTGAGCGGATCGTGGTGACCACGGGCTCCTCCGGCGGGTTCATCCTGGCCTTCCTGTCGATGTTCGAGCCCGGCGATCGCGTCGCGGTGACGGTGCCGGGCTATCCGCCGTACCGGCATATCCTCACCGCGCTCGGCTGCGAGCCGGTGCTGATCGAGACCACCAACGAGACGCGCCACGCGCTGACCGGCGAGGCGCTGCTGGCTGCCCACCGCAAGGCGCCGCTGAAGGGCGTGCTGGTCGGCAGCCCGGCCAATCCGACCGGGACCATGATGTCCAGGGAAGCGCTCTCAAGCCTGATTGCGGCGGCGGAAGACGCCGGCATCCGCTTCATCTCCGACGAGATCTATCACGGGCTCGACTACGCCTTTCCGGCGGTGACGGCCGCCGAACTCTCCCCGCATGCACTCGTGATCAACTCGTTCTCGAAGTATTTCTGCATGACCGGCTGGCGCGTCGGCTGGATGGTCGTGCCCGACATCCTGGTGCGTCCGATCGAACGGCTGCAGCAGAACCTCTCGATCTCGGTGCCGTCGCTGTCGCAGATCGCGGCAGAGGCCGCCTTCGATGGTGCGGCCGAGATGGAAGACATCAAGCACGGCTATCAGGAAAACCGGCGCATTTTGATCGAGGGATTGCCCAGGGCGGGTCTGGCCAAGTTCCTGCCGGCGGATGGCGCATTCTACCTCTATGCCGACGTTTCGGATTTCACGTCGGACAGTTTCGACTTCGCCAAGAAGATGCTGGAACAGGCCCATGTTGCGGCAACGCCCGGACTCGATTTCGACCCGATCCATGGCCGCTCGTTCATCCGATTCTCCTATGCGCGTTCGGCCGCAGAGATGCGGGAGGCGGTTGACCGGATCGCTCACT
- a CDS encoding M48 family metalloprotease: MFLQIALRKKASALTALVTAAAMVMAPFTAARAQEGGKGPPILRDTETEQLLREYTRPILRVAGLEKQNIQMVIINDSSFNAFVADGRRIFVNYGAILQSETPNQLIGVLAHETGHLAGGHLSKLREQLANAQTTMIIAMLLGAGALAAGATRGGNNGNNGLANAGAAAIAGPQEMIRRSLLSYQRQQEENADRAGVKFLTATQQSPKGMYETFKRFTSESLFAARGADPYLQSHPMPAERVAALQEFASTSPYWDKKDDPALQLRHDMVRAKISAFMERPELVYRRYPLTNDSMPARYARAISTYLHGDLRSALTQIDALIAVQPNNPYFYEVRGQALLESGKPAEAIAPLSKAVALSNNSALIEMLLGQALVGTDNKAYTDDAIRILRAAVAREPEAPIGYTQLAMAYGRKGDYAEADLASAQAAYLRGDNKTARELATRAKTRFAVGTPGWVKADDIVASKPPRN; this comes from the coding sequence ATGTTCCTCCAGATCGCATTGCGCAAGAAGGCCTCGGCGCTGACCGCTCTCGTCACGGCTGCGGCAATGGTGATGGCGCCGTTCACAGCGGCGCGAGCCCAGGAGGGCGGCAAGGGACCGCCGATCCTGCGCGATACTGAAACCGAGCAGCTGCTGCGCGAATATACCCGCCCGATCCTGCGCGTCGCCGGCCTGGAGAAGCAAAACATCCAGATGGTCATCATCAACGACAGCTCGTTCAACGCGTTCGTCGCCGATGGCCGCCGCATCTTCGTCAATTATGGCGCGATCCTACAGTCCGAGACGCCGAACCAGCTGATCGGCGTGCTCGCGCACGAGACCGGGCATTTGGCCGGCGGCCATCTGTCCAAGCTGCGCGAGCAGCTCGCCAATGCCCAGACCACGATGATCATCGCCATGCTGCTGGGCGCAGGTGCTCTCGCAGCGGGTGCCACCCGCGGCGGCAACAACGGCAATAATGGGCTCGCCAATGCGGGCGCGGCCGCGATCGCCGGTCCGCAGGAGATGATCCGCCGCTCGCTGTTGTCCTACCAGCGCCAGCAGGAGGAGAACGCCGACCGCGCCGGCGTCAAGTTCCTGACCGCGACCCAGCAGTCGCCGAAAGGCATGTACGAGACCTTCAAGCGCTTCACCAGCGAGAGTCTGTTCGCGGCGCGCGGCGCCGATCCCTATCTCCAGTCCCACCCGATGCCTGCCGAGCGCGTCGCCGCACTCCAGGAATTCGCCAGTACCAGCCCCTATTGGGACAAGAAGGACGATCCCGCGCTCCAGCTTCGCCACGACATGGTGCGCGCCAAGATCTCCGCCTTCATGGAACGGCCGGAGCTGGTGTACCGCCGCTATCCCCTGACCAATGACAGCATGCCGGCGCGCTATGCCCGCGCCATCAGCACCTATCTGCACGGCGATCTGCGCAGCGCGCTGACCCAGATCGATGCGCTGATCGCGGTCCAACCGAACAACCCGTATTTTTACGAGGTCCGTGGCCAGGCCCTGCTGGAGAGCGGCAAGCCGGCCGAGGCGATCGCGCCCCTGAGCAAGGCCGTCGCACTCTCGAACAATTCGGCCCTCATCGAGATGTTACTTGGGCAAGCTCTGGTTGGAACCGATAATAAAGCCTACACCGACGACGCGATCAGGATTCTCCGCGCCGCAGTGGCACGCGAGCCCGAGGCGCCGATTGGCTACACTCAGCTCGCGATGGCCTATGGCCGGAAGGGAGACTATGCCGAGGCGGATCTCGCCTCCGCCCAGGCCGCGTATTTGCGCGGCGACAACAAGACCGCTCGCGAGCTCGCCACGCGCGCGAAAACCCGTTTCGCCGTCGGCACGCCCGGATGGGTCAAGGCCGACGACATCGTGGCGTCGAAACCGCCGCGCAACTAG